The following proteins come from a genomic window of Brevibacillus antibioticus:
- a CDS encoding ABC transporter ATP-binding protein, translating into MNAAIQCEHLTKRFGDRVAVNSLTLTVPRGSIYGFLGPNGSGKSTTIRMLCGLLTPTTGKGTVLGFDVMTQSEEIKQRIGYMSQKFSLYEDLTVEENLDFYAGVYQLNSAERKQRKAELIEMAGLTGREKQLAGSLSGGWKQRLALSCALLHKPELLILDEPTAGVDPVSRRIFWDVIHELARQGITVLVTTHYMDEAQTCDWIGFIFFGNLLAEGTPQVLIDRMGVGNLEDVFIDLVRREEARQAAEEGVQ; encoded by the coding sequence ATGAACGCCGCTATCCAATGCGAGCATTTGACGAAGCGTTTTGGAGATCGAGTAGCTGTGAACAGCTTGACGCTGACAGTTCCGCGAGGTTCGATTTACGGTTTTTTGGGTCCGAATGGCTCAGGGAAATCGACCACAATCCGGATGCTTTGTGGTTTGCTAACCCCGACGACGGGAAAGGGGACGGTTCTTGGCTTCGATGTCATGACACAGAGCGAGGAAATTAAGCAGCGGATCGGATATATGTCGCAAAAGTTCAGCCTGTATGAAGATTTGACAGTGGAAGAGAATCTCGATTTTTATGCCGGAGTATATCAATTAAACAGTGCAGAACGTAAGCAGCGGAAGGCGGAACTGATTGAGATGGCAGGCCTGACAGGCAGGGAAAAGCAGCTTGCCGGTTCGCTGTCAGGGGGATGGAAGCAACGCCTCGCGCTCTCCTGCGCTCTTTTGCACAAGCCGGAGCTGTTGATTTTGGACGAACCGACAGCAGGAGTCGATCCTGTTTCCCGCCGGATTTTTTGGGACGTGATTCATGAGCTGGCGAGACAGGGGATCACCGTGCTGGTGACCACACATTACATGGATGAGGCGCAGACTTGCGATTGGATCGGCTTTATCTTTTTCGGCAATCTGCTGGCGGAAGGCACTCCACAAGTGCTGATTGATCGTATGGGAGTAGGCAATTTGGAGGATGTCTTCATCGATCTGGTTAGGCGGGAGGAAGCCAGACAGGCGGCGGAGGAGGGAGTCCAATGA
- a CDS encoding TetR/AcrR family transcriptional regulator yields the protein MNKPPTFVEGLLQYVEELKDESEMTEKQRNILRASVKLFAEKGFHASSTSEIAKEAGVAEGTIFRHYKSKKDILLAVVAPVLVKFAAPFILKDVREIFKEQNHKTFSQIVTELYRNRIDLVLANEKHIRILLQEAFFHDEIREALIATVFTGVKEMANKLIEAKVEVGELRPLPTQAVFRAILSSMIGLVLFRQVLDTDEFTQFSDDEQIALTVDILLNGIGNHSI from the coding sequence ATGAACAAGCCGCCAACATTTGTAGAAGGCCTGTTGCAATATGTAGAAGAGTTGAAAGATGAGAGTGAGATGACGGAGAAGCAGCGCAATATTTTGCGTGCATCAGTGAAGTTGTTCGCTGAAAAAGGCTTCCATGCCAGCTCCACCTCTGAAATTGCCAAAGAAGCAGGAGTGGCAGAGGGAACGATTTTTCGCCACTATAAATCGAAAAAGGATATTTTACTTGCCGTCGTTGCACCTGTATTGGTCAAATTCGCGGCGCCGTTTATCTTGAAAGATGTCCGTGAGATCTTCAAAGAGCAGAATCATAAAACATTCTCTCAAATCGTGACAGAGCTGTACCGAAACCGGATCGATTTGGTGCTGGCGAATGAAAAGCATATTCGGATCTTGCTGCAAGAAGCTTTTTTCCATGACGAAATCAGGGAAGCACTGATCGCTACCGTTTTCACGGGTGTGAAGGAGATGGCAAACAAGCTGATCGAAGCAAAGGTAGAGGTCGGCGAATTGCGTCCGCTCCCGACACAGGCTGTCTTTCGGGCGATCCTGTCCTCGATGATCGGGCTCGTTTTGTTCCGGCAAGTTTTAGATACCGATGAATTTACGCAGTTCAGCGACGACGAGCAAATCGCCCTGACCGTAGATATTTTGCTTAACGGGATTGGAAATCACTCTATCTAA
- a CDS encoding alpha/beta fold hydrolase, whose translation MSGTVGCLLIHGFAGDINDILPLAKKLREAGYQVECPTLEGHGTTRRHMAKSTRHDWLRSAEEGYKRLVMRADTIVVIGFSMGGLLAFHLTTKYPVALLITINTPYKYWDVKEAMHYLREDFSTHSKRYIHGIGRIPFSSMLQFRRLLAETKTLLPQITTPYFLLQARRDDTVHAVSAQILATSVDEAASPHISWYENSNHMLLHGPDKEAAIAHVMTTIKKRFPS comes from the coding sequence ATGTCAGGAACAGTCGGTTGCTTACTCATCCATGGATTTGCCGGAGACATCAACGACATACTCCCGCTCGCCAAAAAGCTCCGCGAGGCTGGCTATCAGGTGGAATGCCCTACCTTGGAGGGTCATGGGACTACTCGTCGTCACATGGCAAAAAGCACCCGCCACGACTGGCTCCGCTCGGCAGAAGAAGGCTACAAGCGACTGGTCATGCGCGCTGACACCATCGTGGTCATCGGATTTTCCATGGGGGGACTGCTCGCCTTTCACTTGACGACGAAATACCCCGTCGCCCTGCTGATTACCATCAACACTCCTTATAAATATTGGGATGTCAAAGAGGCGATGCACTATTTGCGTGAGGATTTCTCTACCCACTCCAAACGCTACATTCATGGCATCGGCAGAATCCCTTTTAGCAGCATGCTACAATTTCGCAGGCTGTTGGCAGAAACGAAGACGCTGTTGCCTCAAATTACCACCCCTTACTTCCTGCTACAAGCAAGGCGAGACGATACTGTGCACGCTGTGAGTGCACAAATACTCGCGACCAGTGTGGATGAAGCAGCTTCTCCGCACATTTCTTGGTACGAGAATTCCAATCATATGCTGTTGCACGGTCCGGACAAGGAGGCAGCCATTGCTCACGTCATGACAACCATCAAGAAGCGCTTTCCATCTTGA
- a CDS encoding LysR family transcriptional regulator, whose product MNLHALRIFVEVASRGSVTEAAISLSISQPAVSAQIRKLESELDMTLLIPDGRGISLTYEGRFLFEKARRIYDWEREIESHLTEIKQGKKGRLRIASTYLPSHYLVPQWLAQYKRDYEGVDVEIRTRNSMQSIELLLSCEVDVAVILKESWDVLPINRQHLMDVPYWFILPAHHPLAGKEIRIEQLVEEPFLLREQGSSTRDWLFALCREHGVKRPQVGIQYHGLVESIQSVRAGYGTMLAPALAVRDMVERGEVGRVTVPGVEVKRPLYVCTRDDGTEQRPVVAQFLELVKRERSS is encoded by the coding sequence ATGAACTTACATGCTCTCCGTATTTTCGTAGAAGTCGCGTCACGAGGCAGTGTCACCGAAGCAGCAATCTCACTCTCGATCAGCCAACCTGCCGTAAGTGCCCAAATCCGCAAGCTCGAAAGTGAATTGGACATGACCTTGCTCATCCCGGATGGTCGCGGCATTTCTCTCACCTATGAGGGGCGCTTTCTTTTTGAAAAAGCACGCCGTATTTACGACTGGGAACGCGAAATCGAATCACATCTGACAGAAATCAAACAAGGGAAGAAAGGACGACTAAGGATTGCCTCTACCTATCTCCCCTCCCATTATCTCGTGCCACAGTGGCTGGCTCAGTACAAGCGTGATTATGAAGGAGTCGATGTGGAAATTCGCACGCGTAATTCCATGCAATCCATTGAACTGCTTCTTAGCTGTGAGGTCGATGTAGCCGTTATTCTCAAGGAATCATGGGATGTGCTGCCTATCAATCGGCAGCATTTGATGGATGTACCCTATTGGTTTATTTTGCCCGCCCATCATCCTCTTGCAGGAAAAGAGATCCGTATAGAGCAGCTCGTAGAGGAACCCTTTTTGTTGCGGGAGCAAGGCAGTTCTACCCGCGATTGGCTTTTTGCCCTCTGTCGCGAACATGGTGTGAAACGTCCACAGGTCGGTATTCAGTATCACGGTCTGGTCGAATCTATCCAATCCGTTCGCGCGGGATATGGGACGATGTTGGCTCCTGCTCTGGCCGTTAGGGATATGGTAGAGCGTGGGGAGGTCGGGCGTGTAACTGTGCCAGGGGTAGAGGTCAAGCGTCCCTTGTATGTCTGCACGCGTGACGATGGGACAGAGCAGCGGCCTGTTGTCGCTCAGTTTCTGGAATTGGTAAAGCGTGAGAGGTCTTCGTGA
- a CDS encoding DUF4179 domain-containing protein codes for MEVATKEELQKERIAGTIIEKLPDYPLGILKLKPLEEAQLQIGWKRRGNNLMKKSALAVASITAVVAIGIAILPLFTTYVSGLYAHQLANESKVTSQGIFSTIKGLDAGVKQAANNGFAQPLSLSAIDQGIALEIKEVLADPLRIMIAGVAKDKEGKYLKEKMQTWDGEITLKDKDGKILKPFYSTDFKGDLPAKQESSIPENLNWYTESLDNYQIFQRELNNFFNDDHPLPDEIIVEYNVTEIKCRENGKITRTIQGNWNFQIPVDMKKAKQATETVHINQQYTSPQGTVFAIKEMKFAPSGTVLVIETNIKGGYDRDMYTFQILDEKGAVVASWEDVRGRYPDGNNGYTMGKNVIAFASVVQYNTKDKTTFFSVFSPLDPNKKYTLKLGEINKLEKANFKTPKLTLASLVEKPVTVDQNGSTIMFGKAELKKDKFGIDRIEIDIKGMLGKDIVEVEGWEAEDEHGTERSIDYIGEKSKDKNGNVVMEGKLSMKTADFKIKPGKSVAAPPDKEIKELTIQYLYERKIQPDVSWEVPLQAKK; via the coding sequence ATGGAAGTAGCTACGAAAGAAGAGCTACAGAAGGAGCGGATAGCCGGAACAATCATAGAGAAGCTACCTGATTATCCCCTTGGCATCCTGAAGCTAAAACCTCTGGAAGAAGCCCAGCTACAAATCGGATGGAAGAGAAGGGGGAACAATCTGATGAAAAAATCAGCATTGGCCGTAGCGAGTATCACCGCTGTAGTAGCGATAGGGATAGCAATATTACCTTTGTTTACTACGTATGTGAGCGGTCTGTATGCACATCAACTTGCAAATGAAAGCAAAGTTACGAGTCAAGGTATCTTTTCCACGATCAAAGGTTTGGACGCAGGTGTGAAGCAAGCGGCCAACAATGGATTTGCGCAACCGCTTAGTTTGTCTGCTATAGATCAGGGAATAGCACTGGAAATCAAAGAAGTTTTGGCTGATCCATTGCGGATCATGATTGCTGGTGTAGCGAAGGATAAAGAAGGGAAGTACCTCAAGGAAAAAATGCAAACTTGGGACGGCGAAATCACATTGAAGGACAAAGATGGTAAAATATTGAAACCCTTTTATTCGACAGATTTTAAGGGGGATTTACCAGCAAAGCAAGAGAGTTCCATACCGGAAAATTTAAATTGGTATACAGAAAGCCTTGATAACTACCAAATTTTCCAACGGGAGTTAAACAACTTTTTCAACGACGATCATCCACTGCCGGATGAAATTATCGTAGAATATAACGTTACTGAGATTAAGTGTCGTGAGAACGGAAAGATAACCAGAACGATCCAAGGAAACTGGAACTTTCAAATTCCTGTCGATATGAAAAAAGCAAAACAAGCCACGGAAACTGTCCATATCAATCAGCAATATACCAGCCCGCAGGGGACTGTTTTTGCTATCAAAGAAATGAAGTTCGCACCGAGCGGAACTGTACTTGTCATAGAGACAAATATCAAAGGCGGTTACGATCGGGATATGTACACCTTCCAGATTCTTGACGAAAAAGGAGCCGTTGTCGCAAGTTGGGAAGATGTGAGAGGGAGATATCCTGATGGCAATAACGGGTATACAATGGGAAAGAACGTCATAGCATTCGCGAGTGTCGTTCAATACAACACAAAAGACAAAACAACTTTTTTTTCGGTTTTCTCCCCCCTTGATCCAAATAAAAAATATACGTTGAAGCTTGGTGAAATCAACAAGTTGGAGAAAGCAAATTTTAAAACGCCAAAGCTCACTCTTGCAAGTCTAGTAGAGAAACCGGTAACAGTAGATCAAAATGGGAGTACCATTATGTTCGGTAAAGCGGAGTTGAAGAAGGATAAATTTGGGATTGATAGAATCGAGATAGACATCAAGGGTATGCTGGGAAAAGATATTGTAGAGGTTGAAGGCTGGGAAGCTGAAGACGAGCATGGAACAGAACGGAGTATAGATTACATTGGGGAAAAAAGTAAGGATAAAAATGGGAATGTCGTAATGGAGGGCAAACTTTCTATGAAAACTGCCGATTTTAAAATAAAACCTGGAAAATCAGTAGCAGCACCTCCAGACAAGGAAATTAAGGAACTGACGATTCAATACCTCTATGAGCGAAAAATTCAGCCTGATGTTAGCTGGGAAGTACCTTTACAAGCCAAAAAGTAA
- a CDS encoding VOC family protein, whose translation MISKVGQIMLYVNNQDQAVNFWTEKLGFRVVSEEKNGEMRWIEIAPAQGAETSIVLHNKEFVAKMSPGMNLGTPSLLFFSENIEELRNNLMNKNVKVGDIVTMPSGRVFNFADDEENYFAILEKK comes from the coding sequence ATGATTAGCAAAGTCGGTCAAATCATGTTGTATGTCAATAACCAGGATCAAGCAGTGAACTTTTGGACCGAAAAACTAGGATTTCGTGTGGTTTCAGAAGAGAAGAACGGGGAGATGAGATGGATTGAAATTGCTCCCGCACAAGGTGCTGAAACAAGCATCGTTCTGCACAATAAGGAATTCGTTGCGAAAATGTCGCCCGGAATGAATCTTGGCACTCCTTCGCTCCTGTTCTTTTCGGAAAATATCGAGGAATTGCGTAACAACCTTATGAATAAAAATGTGAAGGTTGGAGACATTGTTACAATGCCTTCGGGCCGTGTCTTTAACTTCGCAGACGATGAAGAAAATTACTTTGCTATTCTGGAGAAAAAGTAA
- a CDS encoding ABC transporter permease — protein sequence MRHFVWERYWSVVKKEVIQIKRDRPSLAIALVMPLMLLFLFGYAVNTDVNDIQMAVWNQSPSAASRELVDQFVHTHVFEVAAHVNSYKEIEAMLDDGSVNVGLIIGPDYTRKRDRNEPVDVQMLINGSDPNIARTATSQAQLIVQHKAITLQEMKLQKQGLGELEQPLGLDTRVLFNPNMESIVFNIPGLIGLIMQNVTMILTAFSLVREKERGTMEQLIVTPIRPLELMLGKITPYVGVGLFSFCLVLLVGTYWFGVPVKGSISLLVTLSVLFLVTTLLLGIFISTVAKTQLQAMQMAFAFILPSVLLSGFMFPRDSMPLVIQWVGGLVPLTYFLEILRGIFLKGVGIDALWKDVVGMSGFCLLILTVAILRFRKKIE from the coding sequence ATGAGGCATTTTGTCTGGGAGCGTTACTGGTCTGTTGTGAAGAAGGAAGTCATCCAAATCAAACGGGACCGTCCCAGTCTAGCGATTGCACTGGTCATGCCGCTGATGCTGTTGTTTTTGTTCGGATATGCTGTCAATACAGACGTGAATGACATCCAGATGGCCGTCTGGAATCAAAGCCCTTCTGCTGCCAGTCGAGAGCTGGTAGATCAATTCGTCCATACGCATGTATTCGAAGTGGCAGCCCATGTAAATAGCTACAAGGAGATCGAAGCCATGTTAGACGATGGCTCCGTAAATGTAGGGCTCATTATCGGACCTGACTACACCCGCAAGCGTGATCGCAACGAACCGGTAGACGTGCAAATGCTCATTAATGGCTCCGATCCGAATATCGCCCGCACTGCGACCTCTCAAGCGCAGTTGATCGTCCAGCACAAAGCGATCACGTTGCAGGAAATGAAGCTGCAAAAACAAGGCTTGGGGGAGCTGGAACAGCCACTCGGCTTGGATACACGCGTGCTGTTTAACCCCAATATGGAGAGTATCGTCTTCAATATTCCCGGCTTGATCGGCTTGATTATGCAAAACGTCACGATGATTCTGACGGCGTTTTCCCTCGTACGAGAGAAGGAGCGGGGAACGATGGAACAGTTAATCGTGACGCCGATACGCCCATTGGAGCTGATGCTCGGAAAAATTACCCCCTATGTAGGTGTAGGTCTCTTCTCGTTTTGTCTGGTCCTATTGGTTGGAACGTATTGGTTCGGAGTCCCGGTCAAAGGCAGCATTTCGCTTTTGGTGACTTTGTCTGTCTTGTTTTTGGTGACGACGCTTCTCTTGGGCATTTTCATTTCTACGGTGGCAAAGACCCAGCTTCAAGCAATGCAAATGGCATTCGCCTTTATCCTGCCTAGCGTGCTTCTCTCCGGCTTTATGTTCCCGCGCGATTCGATGCCGCTCGTGATACAATGGGTAGGCGGGCTCGTCCCGTTGACCTATTTTCTGGAAATCCTGCGGGGAATTTTCTTAAAGGGCGTGGGCATCGATGCGCTCTGGAAGGATGTCGTCGGAATGAGCGGCTTTTGTCTCTTGATCCTGACCGTCGCTATCCTGCGATTCCGCAAGAAGATCGAATAA
- a CDS encoding MFS transporter — translation MREISGKTQVVAVALVTALCMIGDSMLYVVLPLFWKEAGLTSLWEVGVLLAVNRFIRVPLGPLVGKWYERSGGRTGLIVAVVLAFLTTLSYSLEGFWLWLVMRCLWGVAWTFLRLGAFSLIVGVSKGHNRGQLMGLYNGLYRLGSLGGMLVGALLASWYGLSVASIALAVPSLLAFILIFRYIRPSFTSQHPTDVKQMDTGKRLWSQTQVLLTLMTGLLVTMVYQGVFTSTLSRVIEVREPLIMMGGVVLGAAVIASVIQGIRWGWEPWAAPLVGKLSDRYGRTKLFIGTLLVASVLFASLQATSSLVLWFAILFGIQSTATIITTVMDTLAADEAARHANSHAVMTQYSVTSDLGAALGPLLAFWLDEHVGLSLVYIGIAMILLLVGLVWLWRPKLVKMESAS, via the coding sequence ATGAGAGAAATCAGTGGAAAGACACAAGTCGTAGCAGTCGCACTGGTGACAGCATTATGCATGATAGGAGATTCGATGCTGTACGTCGTGCTTCCTCTTTTCTGGAAAGAGGCGGGGTTAACATCGCTGTGGGAAGTGGGGGTATTGCTTGCGGTGAACCGTTTCATCCGTGTACCACTCGGCCCTCTTGTTGGAAAATGGTATGAGCGCTCGGGCGGACGCACGGGTTTGATTGTGGCAGTGGTGCTGGCTTTTCTGACGACACTTTCGTACAGCTTGGAAGGCTTTTGGCTGTGGCTTGTGATGCGATGCTTGTGGGGAGTGGCTTGGACATTTTTAAGATTAGGTGCGTTTTCCTTGATCGTGGGTGTTTCCAAAGGGCATAATCGCGGGCAGCTCATGGGCTTGTACAACGGACTGTATCGATTGGGCAGCCTTGGCGGCATGCTGGTCGGAGCGCTGCTGGCCTCTTGGTATGGGCTTTCTGTTGCCTCCATCGCACTTGCGGTGCCTTCCTTGTTAGCATTCATTCTTATTTTTCGCTATATACGGCCTTCCTTTACCAGTCAGCATCCGACAGACGTGAAGCAGATGGATACAGGAAAACGCTTGTGGAGTCAGACGCAGGTGCTGTTGACGCTGATGACGGGATTGCTCGTCACGATGGTGTACCAGGGGGTGTTTACCTCCACATTAAGTAGAGTGATCGAAGTACGCGAACCGCTCATCATGATGGGCGGAGTCGTGCTCGGGGCAGCGGTGATTGCAAGTGTCATCCAAGGCATTCGCTGGGGGTGGGAGCCGTGGGCTGCCCCATTGGTAGGCAAATTGTCGGACAGGTATGGCCGGACAAAACTATTCATCGGGACGTTGCTAGTCGCGTCCGTTCTGTTTGCCTCGTTGCAGGCAACGTCTTCGCTAGTGCTATGGTTTGCGATTTTATTCGGCATCCAGTCGACCGCGACGATTATTACGACCGTGATGGATACCCTTGCGGCAGATGAAGCTGCCAGACATGCCAACAGCCACGCGGTAATGACGCAATACTCAGTCACGAGTGATCTGGGCGCGGCGTTGGGGCCGCTCCTTGCTTTCTGGCTGGATGAACACGTAGGGCTGAGTCTGGTGTACATCGGAATAGCGATGATTTTGCTTCTGGTTGGTCTTGTATGGCTGTGGCGACCAAAGCTGGTCAAGATGGAAAGCGCTTCTTGA
- a CDS encoding HlyD family secretion protein → MKPVVRSICIGGLLLALSGCNWTSENHSTLSGTIEAIELPIVAEVGGLVTNVTAEEGDPIKKGQVLAQIDKRSYQMTVAEAQAALDQATAKLEEARAGSRDTTIQRSLANVQQANANIQLAQARKNQAEAGKARAAEQMAQAELQWQGAQQTLLYQQKRLEEATALFEKGAISAKDLDTQKEAVNQAKTQADQWAAQVAQTQAQYHSAQEDIAATVAQIGTAQAAQAGAQADLDQVKEGSTDYAIRALLASQQQARAKLDQALLQLEKSKITATDDGTLLRSSIEQGEVAKTGTTLFTMMKSDQLELVVYIPEAQLNRVKKGQEVGIKVDAYPEETFTGTISRISEKAEFTPKNVQTSDERTKLVFAVTIHITDGLDKIKPGMPADVLLADEEGGQ, encoded by the coding sequence ATGAAACCAGTTGTTCGCTCCATATGTATCGGGGGACTGTTACTGGCATTGTCGGGCTGCAATTGGACATCGGAAAATCATTCGACTCTGTCCGGCACAATCGAGGCCATTGAGCTGCCGATCGTAGCGGAAGTAGGCGGATTGGTGACAAATGTTACGGCAGAAGAGGGAGATCCAATAAAAAAAGGACAAGTGCTGGCCCAAATCGATAAACGAAGCTACCAAATGACTGTGGCAGAAGCACAGGCAGCATTGGACCAAGCAACAGCCAAATTAGAAGAGGCGAGAGCGGGTTCACGTGACACGACAATCCAAAGAAGCTTGGCCAACGTCCAGCAAGCAAATGCGAATATCCAACTGGCCCAAGCGAGAAAAAATCAGGCAGAAGCAGGAAAGGCACGTGCTGCTGAGCAGATGGCGCAGGCAGAATTGCAATGGCAGGGGGCGCAGCAGACCCTTTTGTATCAACAAAAACGACTCGAGGAAGCAACAGCGCTCTTCGAAAAAGGAGCGATCTCTGCCAAAGACCTCGACACGCAAAAAGAAGCAGTGAATCAGGCGAAAACGCAGGCAGATCAATGGGCGGCACAAGTAGCGCAGACACAGGCACAGTACCATTCTGCACAAGAAGACATCGCCGCTACTGTGGCCCAAATCGGTACAGCACAAGCCGCGCAAGCTGGAGCGCAGGCGGATCTCGATCAGGTGAAGGAAGGGAGTACCGATTACGCGATTCGGGCACTGCTTGCCAGCCAGCAGCAGGCGAGGGCGAAACTGGATCAAGCCTTATTGCAGTTGGAAAAGTCCAAGATTACAGCAACAGACGATGGTACTCTCTTGCGCTCCTCTATCGAACAGGGGGAAGTAGCCAAAACAGGTACCACCTTGTTTACGATGATGAAGTCAGACCAGCTCGAGCTCGTCGTGTACATCCCGGAAGCACAATTGAATCGGGTGAAAAAGGGGCAAGAGGTTGGCATCAAGGTGGATGCCTATCCGGAAGAGACGTTTACGGGAACGATCAGTCGCATCTCGGAAAAAGCAGAATTCACGCCGAAGAATGTACAAACATCTGATGAGCGCACCAAGCTTGTGTTCGCTGTTACGATACACATCACGGATGGACTCGACAAAATCAAACCAGGTATGCCTGCCGATGTGCTGCTGGCAGACGAGGAGGGAGGTCAATGA
- the purU gene encoding formyltetrahydrofolate deformylase translates to MQLLSEREWLAYREKNKDRARMLISCPDRAGIVAAVSNFLFQQGANIVQSDQYTTDPETGRFFMRIEFDLINLDERCEEIKQAFSPVAESFGMEWSLVEANKRKKVALFVSKEDHCLLELLWRWKSGELFADIAVVVSNHPDMQETVESFGIPYRCIPVTKDNKPQAEEEQIAAAEGVDLIVLARYMQILSPRFLEDYAMRIINIHHSFLPAFVGAKPYEQAYRRGVKLIGATAHYVTEELDAGPIIEQDVQRVSHQEDVETLKQLGRQVERTVLARAVRWHLEDRVLVYGNKTIVFP, encoded by the coding sequence ATGCAATTGTTATCAGAGAGAGAATGGCTCGCGTATCGAGAGAAAAACAAAGATCGTGCACGCATGCTGATTTCTTGCCCGGATCGCGCGGGTATCGTCGCGGCGGTGTCGAACTTCTTGTTCCAACAAGGAGCAAACATCGTTCAATCTGACCAGTACACGACCGATCCGGAAACAGGCCGCTTCTTTATGCGCATTGAATTCGATCTCATCAATCTTGACGAGCGCTGCGAAGAGATCAAGCAAGCATTCAGCCCAGTAGCCGAGAGCTTTGGCATGGAATGGTCGCTGGTCGAAGCGAACAAGCGCAAAAAGGTTGCGTTGTTTGTTTCCAAAGAGGATCACTGTCTTTTGGAGCTCTTGTGGCGCTGGAAGTCCGGGGAGCTGTTCGCGGATATCGCGGTTGTCGTCAGCAACCATCCTGACATGCAGGAGACTGTCGAGTCCTTCGGTATTCCGTATCGTTGTATTCCAGTCACGAAGGATAACAAGCCGCAGGCAGAAGAAGAGCAGATTGCGGCAGCAGAGGGCGTCGATCTGATCGTGCTGGCTCGCTACATGCAGATTTTGTCCCCGCGCTTTTTGGAGGACTACGCGATGCGGATTATCAATATCCACCATTCCTTCCTCCCAGCCTTTGTCGGAGCGAAGCCTTACGAGCAGGCGTATCGCCGCGGCGTGAAGCTGATCGGAGCGACTGCGCATTACGTCACGGAAGAGCTGGATGCAGGACCGATTATCGAGCAAGACGTTCAACGTGTATCGCATCAGGAAGATGTCGAGACACTGAAGCAGCTGGGACGTCAGGTAGAGCGTACGGTGCTGGCACGTGCAGTTCGTTGGCATCTGGAGGATCGGGTGCTGGTGTACGGCAATAAGACAATTGTGTTTCCATAA
- a CDS encoding RNA polymerase sigma factor: MEDDKEIIEQVLQGNKEAYEQIILKYQGRVLSLIHKMLGYPQEKQDIVQEIFMKAYYHLPQYKPQHKFSSWLYRITANHCLDEIRRRKRTPYVGEMDFDVSDPATPETVYLEKEQKTILQQRMKSLERNYRVVLEMRYLQSLTYEEIGKSLGIPLSTVRTRIAHGKKKLRKIIQQSGKGGK, translated from the coding sequence ATGGAGGACGACAAAGAGATTATCGAGCAGGTGCTTCAAGGCAACAAAGAAGCATACGAGCAGATCATTCTCAAATATCAGGGTAGAGTACTTTCGCTGATTCATAAAATGCTTGGTTATCCGCAAGAGAAGCAGGATATCGTTCAAGAGATATTTATGAAGGCTTATTACCATTTACCTCAGTATAAGCCGCAACACAAATTCTCGTCCTGGCTCTATCGCATCACAGCGAATCACTGTCTGGACGAGATTCGCAGAAGGAAGCGAACGCCCTATGTCGGGGAAATGGATTTTGACGTGAGTGATCCTGCTACGCCAGAAACGGTCTATTTGGAAAAAGAGCAAAAGACGATTCTTCAGCAGCGGATGAAGAGCTTGGAGAGAAACTACCGGGTTGTTCTCGAAATGCGTTATCTCCAGTCCCTCACCTATGAAGAGATTGGTAAATCATTGGGCATACCGCTCAGTACTGTGCGAACACGTATTGCTCATGGGAAAAAGAAGCTTCGGAAGATCATTCAGCAATCGGGTAAAGGAGGGAAATAG